Part of the Synechococcus sp. MU1643 genome, CGACTGCCCGAGGGCCCGGAGCATCGTCTCCAGAAGCGTGCCGTTGCTTTCCCAGATGGCACCGGGGTGCCGTGCTGTTCCCGGTGGCACCAGCTCGTCACCGCTGATTAGCAGCCCGATGCGGGGTTGCTGAGCAACGGTTATGTCGGCGATGCCGCAGCCAGCGAGGCGCGCGAGATCGGCGGCACCCAGGCGCTGGCCAGCAGCCAGTAGCAGGTCTCCTGGTCGGCATTCTTCATCCTCGGGGCGAATCCAGGGACGGTCCGATGCCTCTTTTGTCAGTTGGAGGCTGGTGCCGTCCACGCTGATGAGCTCTTGGGGCAGCACCCAGCCGGCACCGTCCGGCAGTGGAGCGCCTGTGAGGATGCGGATCGCATTGCCGTTGTCCAGGGTCCCGTTGAAGGGTTGGCCGGCGGCGGAGCGTCCCTTCAGTTGCCAAGTCTCCCCAAGCTTGGGCTGGTGGCTTTGCCCCAGGGCGTAGCCGTCCATGATCGAGGCCCGAAACCCTGGAACGGCCGCGCTGGCCAATACATCCGCTGCACTCACCCTGGCGAGGGCCTGCTCCAGCGGAACCGTGCTCTGTGCGGTGATCGGCTGAAGCGCCGCCAGCACCCGTTGACGTGCCTCCTCCAGAGGTAGCCCTTCGCGTCCGTAGGGCTCAGCGTTTCCAGACACCGTTCCGCCCTCCTTCTTTGAAGTCCAGCTGGATCGCCTCGATCGTCATGGCTGGATCGACCGCCTTGAGCATGTCGTAAAGGGTCAGCAGTCCCACGGACACCGCCGTCATCGCTTCCATTTCCACTCCGGTTTGGCCTGCGGTGCGGCAACGGCAGTGGACGACCAGGCCAGGGAGTGATGCGTCGGCGTCGATCGACACATCCATGCCACTGAGTGGCAGGGGATGGCACAGGGGAATCAGCTCCCAGGTGCGCTTGGCCGCCTGGATCGCTGCCACTCGGGCTACCGCCAGAAGATCTCCTTTTGGAGTCTCGCCCCGTTGGATCAGGCCGAGGGTTGAGGCTTCCATGCGTATGGCCCCACGGGCATGGGCTTCGCGGTTCGTGGCTGGACGGTCACCCACGTCCACCATGTGAACCTCGCCTTGCTGGTTCAGATGACTCAGGTTTTGCGTCATTCGATCAAGGTGACAACACCGCTGTTGAGTTGAAAACAACCCACCACCAGTTTCAGCGCACCACTGGCTTTGGCGTCGGCCAGAACGGTGCTGCGTTGAATCAAGGTGGAGGCGCTGGCGAGGGCATTGCGTTTCACGGCTTCCTCGAGATTGCTGCTGCCGTTGATGTTCTTCCGGATGGGTTGGATCAGCCGGTCTAGGGAAGGGGTCAGTGGATTGGCGTCCATCGCCGCCGTCACGGCTCCGCAGCCGCTGTGTCCCATCACCATCAGCAGAGGCGTTTTGAGAACGCTGACGCCATACTCCACCGACGCCATCGCTTCGTCAAAGGCACTGTTGCCGGCATTGCGGATCACGAACAGCTCGCCAGGGGTGGTGTCGAACACCCAGTTCGGCGACACCCGTGAATCAGAGCATGTGAGCACGGTGGCCCAGGGATGTTGACTGGTGGCCAAAGCCCTGGGGGAGTTGAAGCAGCGCGGGTCGGGATCCGCCGTTCGGAGCTTTGTTTCCTCGTTTTGCTCGGCTCGGCGCCAGGCCTCGGCAAACCGGCGGTTCCCTGCCATCAGGGCCTGGAGTGGATCATGCGGGACGCAGAACCCTTCCTCTGCTGCCTCAACCGGGCGCGCTTGCATCAGGGCGGTTAAGGCCAGACCGCCCGTTTGCTGGAGGAAGTGGCGGCGCTGAATCACCATGCCACCACCTTATTTAGGCCGTGCGATCAGCGCTGGCCGAAGGGTGCCCAGAGGGTGGCTTCGGAACCCACAACAGGTTCCACAGCGGGCTGGATGGCAGCAGCAGGTTGGGCCGTTGCGCCTGTGTTGGCACTGGCGATGTCGCGCTCGGCCAAGGGAGCCCAGAGAGCGGCAGGCCCGGCGATCACCGGTTCCACTCCAGTGGCGCCGGCCTGAACGAAGGCCGTCTGGCTGCGCACCAGCTGCACGGCGAGAGAACCAACGATGAAGGCACCCAGGAAACCGGCGGCCAGGGTGATGGGGCTGCGGCCGGAAGCGGACGAGATGCTGCTAGTCACGGCAGAAACTCTTTAAACAGAGCTTCAGTATGGAAAGAATTGGTGTGAACGACTACTAAATGGGCTGAATTGTGTAGCGGAATTAATAGTTTCTATGGGATCAAAGCCCTGCATGGGTTGTTGTTGTAGTGCTTCAGCCGTGACCCATCCGTGGGACATTCCCAGCAACATTCCAAGGGAGAGAGCGAAGCGCACGAGCCGAGATTTGTATCGGAGTAAACATCTCTGTTTTCGTGTGCTTCCGTTGTCATCATTGACACCGATCAAGGCTTTGGTTGATGTCCAGCCGTTGTGATTCCGCCAGCCATTGCTTTGCCTTTGAACAGGACTTCATCGGCAATTGGCGCTGCATTCCCCTGTGTGTGCGACGCAAATTGGATCTGTGTGGGGTGAAGTTAAAGCTCAACCACTGGCTTGAACTTTCCCAGGAGCAACGTCAAGCCTTGGTGGATTGGTCGGATGCGGCCGATGCTCTCGAGCAGCTTCGCCAACACCTGCGCGATTGCACGCGCCCTATGGCCGATGGAATGGCCAAGGATCTGCCACCAGTGAGCGGTGCCCCCTGGCAACAGCAGGCGCAGATGCCTGCTGTGGTGCAGCAGGCGGCCACAGTGCGGGGTGTGGTGCTGACTCTTGAGCAATGGATCCAGCTCAGTGAGCTGGATCGCTTTGCGTTGTGCAAGTTGGCCCGGCCGGGGCACGACCACCACAACCTTGAGGCAGCCTTCAGCGAAGTGCTGGTGTGAGCAGCCGGCGCAGAGCCTCCAACCTTCCTTTCTGCTGTTCAACGGGCTTCACCACCGAGACGGCGGGGGCCACGATCACCGCGCAGGCCTTGAGTTCAGGCTGCTTCGACACCGGGCAGGCTTCGTCATGCATCAGGGTGTTTGCTTCGCAGGCCTTCTCCTGGGTGAATCCCCAGTGCATGGGCAGGAAGACCGATCCACGCCGAATGCGATCGGTGACTTTCACCGTGGCGGTGAGGTGGCCGCGGCGTGAGCTAATCGCTGCCAGTTCACCATTGCGCAGTTGCAACTCCTGAGCGTCACCGGGGTGAATTTCCAGCAGCGGCTCGGGATGCTGTTTCATCAGCCGTTCCACCTTGCCGGTGCGGGTCATCGTGTGCCATTGGCCCAGGTAGCGGCCCACCGTCAGCACCAGCGGATAGGTCTCGCAGGGGGGTTCCGCCAGTCCCAGCGGTTGATCGGTGCTGAAGCGGGCGCGTTTGTTAGGCGTGGCGAAGTGATGGTTTTCGTAGAGGCGTTTGGCTGCTGTGGTGGGGGTGCTGCCGCTGGGATAGGGCCATTGCTGCGGCCCTTCCTCGTCCAGCAATTCATGGCTCAGGCCGCTCACATCGCAAAGCCTGCCTCGGGTGAGAGCCGTGAATTCGGTGTAAACCTCAGCGGCTGAACCGAAGTTGAACTGCTTGCTGTAGCCCAGGCGGCGGCCCACGTCGGCAAACACCTCCCAGTCAGGACGGCTCTCGCCGAAGCGGCGTCGATAGGCCGGGCAGTAGGTCACCCGCCGTTCGGAATTGGTCATGGCGCCGGCTTTTTCGCTCCACTGGGCTGCGGGCAAAAGCAGGTGGGCGTAGTGGGACGTTTCTGAGTCGGCGTAGGCCTCGCTTACCACCACCAGCGGGCACTTCTGCATGGCTGACTTCACCCGGTCGAGATCCGGGAGGCTGACCAGGGGGTTGGTGGCGGCCACCCACCACAGATCCAGCCCCTCCTGTTCCATGGCTTCGATCTGCTGCCAGGCCGCCAATCCGGGCTTGGCGTTGATTCGTCCTGCCGGCAGCTGCCAGGCCTGTTCCACTTTGGCGCGGTGTTCTGCGTTGGCCACCAGGCGGTAGCCCGGCAGCAGGTGGGCCAGGCCTCCGGCCTCGCGTCCGCCCATGGCGTTGGGTTGGCCGGTGAGGGAAAACGGGCCCGATCCTTCCTTGCCGATCTGGCCGGTAAGCAGATGCAGATTGATCAATCCCTGCACCACGGCCGTTCCTTCACGACGTTGGTTCACCCCCATCGACCAAAGGCTGAGCACCTTCTCGCGCCGGTGGAACAGTGCCGCCACTTCCCGCAGGCGTTTTTCGGGGATGTTGCAGAACCGGGCCACCCGTCGGGGTGTCCAGCGGGCGGCGACGTCAAAAAAGGCGTCGTAATTCTCGGTGTGGTCGTCGATGA contains:
- a CDS encoding molybdopterin molybdotransferase MoeA — encoded protein: MSGNAEPYGREGLPLEEARQRVLAALQPITAQSTVPLEQALARVSAADVLASAAVPGFRASIMDGYALGQSHQPKLGETWQLKGRSAAGQPFNGTLDNGNAIRILTGAPLPDGAGWVLPQELISVDGTSLQLTKEASDRPWIRPEDEECRPGDLLLAAGQRLGAADLARLAGCGIADITVAQQPRIGLLISGDELVPPGTARHPGAIWESNGTLLETMLRALGQSATQRRVVADQPDALRQALLDLAKNCDVVVSTGGVSAGDTDWIRPLVAELGAVNFWKLFLRPGRPFAFGSIGKGVPFFGLPGNPVAAAVTALQLLWPALQVLEGQSEPELFPRVMVELADPLSRRPGRPELARARLETNTAGTLLARVDGSQASSRIGSLQHADLLLELPAKAGPLESGTRLWAQLIRQRIF
- the moaC gene encoding cyclic pyranopterin monophosphate synthase MoaC, whose protein sequence is MTQNLSHLNQQGEVHMVDVGDRPATNREAHARGAIRMEASTLGLIQRGETPKGDLLAVARVAAIQAAKRTWELIPLCHPLPLSGMDVSIDADASLPGLVVHCRCRTAGQTGVEMEAMTAVSVGLLTLYDMLKAVDPAMTIEAIQLDFKEGGRNGVWKR
- a CDS encoding carbonic anhydrase, whose translation is MVIQRRHFLQQTGGLALTALMQARPVEAAEEGFCVPHDPLQALMAGNRRFAEAWRRAEQNEETKLRTADPDPRCFNSPRALATSQHPWATVLTCSDSRVSPNWVFDTTPGELFVIRNAGNSAFDEAMASVEYGVSVLKTPLLMVMGHSGCGAVTAAMDANPLTPSLDRLIQPIRKNINGSSNLEEAVKRNALASASTLIQRSTVLADAKASGALKLVVGCFQLNSGVVTLIE
- a CDS encoding nitrate reductase associated protein; its protein translation is MSSRCDSASHCFAFEQDFIGNWRCIPLCVRRKLDLCGVKLKLNHWLELSQEQRQALVDWSDAADALEQLRQHLRDCTRPMADGMAKDLPPVSGAPWQQQAQMPAVVQQAATVRGVVLTLEQWIQLSELDRFALCKLARPGHDHHNLEAAFSEVLV
- a CDS encoding molybdopterin oxidoreductase family protein — translated: MTNSPRSVRSQCPYCGVGCGLELLPPAVKGEAVKRDAEGNPMWTARGDREHPSSLGQVCIKGATVGETLARGRLRQPLFRQTLEDDFTPISWDDALNKITGQIQASVARRGNADGIAMYGSGQFHTEDYYLAQKLLKGALGTNNFDANSRLCMSSAVAGYTRSLGSDGPPCSYEDLDHCTVAFLIGTNTAECHPVLFQRLLKRKRKNPGSVNIVVVDPRRTDTAKAADIHLPIAPGSDLALLHGIAHLVLRENGQDPAFIDDHTENYDAFFDVAARWTPRRVARFCNIPEKRLREVAALFHRREKVLSLWSMGVNQRREGTAVVQGLINLHLLTGQIGKEGSGPFSLTGQPNAMGGREAGGLAHLLPGYRLVANAEHRAKVEQAWQLPAGRINAKPGLAAWQQIEAMEQEGLDLWWVAATNPLVSLPDLDRVKSAMQKCPLVVVSEAYADSETSHYAHLLLPAAQWSEKAGAMTNSERRVTYCPAYRRRFGESRPDWEVFADVGRRLGYSKQFNFGSAAEVYTEFTALTRGRLCDVSGLSHELLDEEGPQQWPYPSGSTPTTAAKRLYENHHFATPNKRARFSTDQPLGLAEPPCETYPLVLTVGRYLGQWHTMTRTGKVERLMKQHPEPLLEIHPGDAQELQLRNGELAAISSRRGHLTATVKVTDRIRRGSVFLPMHWGFTQEKACEANTLMHDEACPVSKQPELKACAVIVAPAVSVVKPVEQQKGRLEALRRLLTPALR